The window AACTCTCCGACGTCGTACTGGACGAGCGCTATCCACACGCCGTCGGGACTCCCCCACTCTTCGATGTCCACAATCAGTAGTTCCCTGCCTGTACTTCTGTGGCGGTATTTCGCACCAATAAACGTCTCTTCGAGGTAGTCCCACGCCTCCTCGAGAGTTGTTTTAAACTGTTCCTGTAAATCGTTCCGCTCGTACGCCTCAGTGATTCGAAATCCATCACGTGCGAGTCGAACCTTTTCGAAAGCAACACCCGGCTCATCCGTCTCGCGTAAGTGGAGAAGCTGGCCGATCGTCTCCGCCGTCGGTTCATCCTCTTCAGGCATCTGGTAGACCTGCATCAGTTTCGTGAGTGCACGCTCGGCTCGGCCCGCTTCAACGAACTCCATGGCCTCGTCGAAACGCTCCGCCTTATACGCTGCTACCGCATCCGTCGAAGCAAACGCCGTCTCCGGCCGCATTTCCAACATCGATCGCTGGGAGGTGGCGATATATTCCCGCAGAGAAAGTCGCCGCCGCGTAGCACCCACTTCGCTGTTGAGCTGTGCAAGCTTCCCGGAAAGCGAGTTTCGAGCAATCGTTACCCGAACCGTTGATTGCTCTCGCCAGCCATTGCGCTGTGTGTCCAGCACGTCCCAACAGTAGTCTTGCAGGACACACCAGTAGAACTCGTCGTTCCAGCGCTCGTATATCAGCAACACCACCGGTACGGAGGCTCGCAGGCAATCGTTCAAAACAAAATCCGATTTGAGATCCCACCAGACGGAATCCGGGTCGTCGAACCGGTTCGACGCTTTGAGCTGTACGAAAAACGGGGATGATGTCACTACCGTTGATCCTGGCTGACTCTCAGTCGGTCTGACCTCGAAGTCGAAGGCGTAGTCCTCCTCCAGCGAGTTTACGACCCACCTCGAGAAGAGCGTTTGTAGCCGCCCTCTCGAGTGTTGCTCGAGTTCCTGATTGCGATCCTTTTTCTTGCCCATTATGTTGGACATTGGGGGCGTTCATGCTGAAAGCTTCGGAGACATTGACTGTCGTGAAGCGATAATTAACGAGCTAGCTAGGTGGCTACTCCGCCGTTATCCATGTCTTTTTCCCTCAAATCAGTAGGGTGTCGACAGATCGGATCAGAAGACGACGCTAGGAGTTTCTGACCAGCGGATCGTACCAGTCCTGATTCTCGCGATACCAGTCGATGAATTTGGCGACGCCCTCACGGATATCCGTCGTAGGTTCATACCCGATGAGGTCGTTGGCCTTCGAGATATCGGCGTGGGTGTGTTCGGCATCACCCTCTCTGGGTTTGGTGAACTCGAGCTCGAGACTCGGATCGATCTCGTCGCGGATAACCTCGGCGAGGGTTTTGATGTCGATGTTATCGGTGGAGCCGACGTTCATGATCTCGCCGTCGGCCCGGTCGTCCTCGAGGAGCTGTTCATTGACGCGGATGATATCATCGACGTAGGTGAAATCCCGTGTTTTCGAGCCGTCACCGTAGATCACGGGTGGCTCGCCGTGGAGACACCGCGAGACGAAGTTCGTCATCGCCATGTTCGGGCGCATACGCGGGCCGTACACGGTGAAGTAGCGCAGGGAGACCGTCGGCAGGCCGTAGATCTCGTTGTAGACGCGGGCGTACTGTTCGGTAGCGAGTTTGGAGACGCCATATGGGGAGACAGGTTCCGTAGGGTGTGCCTCGTCGTAGGGCAGGTACTCGGGTTTGCCGTACACCGAGGAGGAGGAGGCGACGACGACCCGGTCAACGTCGTGTGTACGGGCCGCCTCGAGGACGTTGATCGTCCCATCAACGTTGTAGGCGTTGACCTTCTTGGGTTCCTCGACGCTCTTTCTGACGCCCGCCTGGGCGGCTTGGTGGTAGACGACGTCAGCGTTCGCGACGAGGTCATCGACGAGTGACTCGTCGGTGATCGAGCCCTCGACAAACTCGTAGGTTGCGTTGGCTTCGTCTGCGGCGTCTTTGGCCGCCTCGATGTTGTGTTTCTTGATTCCGAGATCGTAGTAGGGCTCGAGGTTATCGAGTACGGTTACGTCGTGGCCGGCACTAGCGAGACCTTCTGTGATGTGGCCGCCAATGAAGCTCCGCCGCCTGTTACGAGAATTTGCATAAGGTGTACTGTGTTGAGTCGATTACAAAAAGCATCTGTTTCCGATTTAGTGTGGTTCATGTCGACTGGGAGAGTGGCTAAATGATATGTTCTGGGGAAGTGAGACTCCCATTGTACATCAAGTAGACTTTCTTACAACCTCTTCGAAAAATCCAATAGGCGTTCCACTCTCGTAAATATGTATTCTGTTCATATATTCCTAAGATAGTATAATTTTGTACGCAAATACGGAGGTGGAGTAATTCTCTATTGAAATGGGCCAGAGGCGAGTTATTACGATGAATCAGTATTCAACTAAAGTGTGGTCATGTGACTACATGACAGCAGCGTTTGATAGCGACAGGCCGTTAGCTATTTATCCTTGCTGTCAAAAGTAACGCCTGATTGAAGTCTCGTATCGAAGTCGTTTCCAGGGGTGGGCAGTTTGACGATGTTGGAACGAATGAACCGGGGGACAGGCCGTCGGAATCGTTGGATTCCGATACGACAATGTCGTGTTACCGGCCGGATGAGGTGGTACTCCGAAGTCGGTCGCTTCGGATGGTGGAACGACTCTTGGTCGAGAATCACACAGCGGACTCGACAGAACAACTCTCACACTATACACTGGGCGGAAACACATGAGTAAGCAATCGTATAGGACACAAACGGAACGCACAACCACTGCGGACATCTGCGTAGTCGGCCTCGGCTACGTGGGCCTCCCACTGGCACATGAATTTGCAGTTGAGGGGCACTCCGTTCGCGGATTCGATATCGACGCCGAGAAGATCGCAACCCTCGAAGACGGTGTGGATCCAACGGGTGACGTTGGCGATGAGAATATCGCCAGCTGTGACGTCGAGTTCTCGACCGACGAAGCTGTTATCTCGGAAGCTGAGTACGTCATTGTCGCGGTTCCGACGCCTGTAGACGACCTGGAGAAACCCGATCTCGGACTCGTTGAAGCGGCCGGAAAAACGGTGGGCAGCCAGCTCAATGCCGGTTCGACCGTGATTCTCGAGTCGACGGTGTATCCAGGGGCCACACGCGAAGTGTTCGTTCCGGCGCTGGAGCAGACGTCCGGGTTGGAAGCCGGGTCGGAGTTCAGTGTCGGCTACTCACCTGAGCGAATGGTACCCGGCGATGAGGAACACGGTCTGCGAAACGTCGTGAAAATTGTGAGTGGCCTGGATGAGGACACTCGAGAGGACATCGCGCGCCTGTACGAGTCGATTGTCGATGCGGGCGTCCATCGGGCGAACTGTATCGAGACTGCAGAAGCGGCCAAAGTCATCGAGAACACCCAGCGGGATCTGAATATCGCGCTGGTTAACGAGCTGGCGGTGGCCTGCGACCACCTCGGGCTCGAAACGGAAGCCGTGCTCGAGGCCGCAGGCACGAAGTGGAACTTCCACGACTACCGCCCGGGCCTAGTCGGCGGGCATTGCATCCCCGTCGACCCGTTCTACCTTATCTACGAGGCCGAACAGAACGGGTTCTCGCCCGAGCTAATCCAGAAGGCCCGTGAGGTCAACGAGTACGTTCCGACCCATGTCGCCAAACAGACGATCAAGGCGCTCAACGAGAGCGCAAAAGTGCTCATGCACAGTCGGGTGCTTGTCCTTGGGCTGGCCTACAAGCCCGACGTAGAGGACATCCGCACCTCCGCAATCGGCGGCGTAATCGACGAACTCCAGCAGTACGGGATCGACGTTGTTGGGTTCGATCCCCACGCCGATAACGACGTGATGCGCGAAGAGTTCAGGATCGACGTCCAAGAGGAACTTTCGGTCGAGGGCTTCGACGGACTCATCGTTGGGACACCCCATAGCGAGTTTTACGGGCTGAACTTCGGCGATTTGACATACGAGATGGCCGAGGATCCAATTCTGGTCGATGTCGATGGAACATTCGAAGAAGCGGCGACCGAACACGGATTCCGCTATGAGAAGCTCTGATGTATCGGGAGCACTCAATCGGTGTCGTCATTCCGGCGTACAATGAGGAAGGTTTCGTTGGTGACGTGATCCAGGAGATGCCCGACTACGTTGATCGGATGTACCTGATTGACGACTGTTCAACCGACGACACATGGGAGGAGATCCACACGGCCGCCCGCGAGGACGCCCGGAAACTTAATGGGGGGATCCTCGAATACGAGGATTGCCTCGAGGCGAGTGGCGGGACGATTGCGACTGACGGTGGAACCGCGTTGCTGCTTGAGCAGCGTGCGGTGGTTCACGATTCAATCGGGCGGGTAGTCCCGATTGAGCACCGTGAGAACCTCGGCGCCGGCGGCGCGATCAAGACGGGCTATCTCGCAGCGCTCGAAAGCGAGATCGATATTGTCCCAACGGTCGACGGCGACGGCCAGATGGATCTGTCGCAGCTG of the Natronosalvus vescus genome contains:
- a CDS encoding DUF4365 domain-containing protein, producing the protein MGKKKDRNQELEQHSRGRLQTLFSRWVVNSLEEDYAFDFEVRPTESQPGSTVVTSSPFFVQLKASNRFDDPDSVWWDLKSDFVLNDCLRASVPVVLLIYERWNDEFYWCVLQDYCWDVLDTQRNGWREQSTVRVTIARNSLSGKLAQLNSEVGATRRRLSLREYIATSQRSMLEMRPETAFASTDAVAAYKAERFDEAMEFVEAGRAERALTKLMQVYQMPEEDEPTAETIGQLLHLRETDEPGVAFEKVRLARDGFRITEAYERNDLQEQFKTTLEEAWDYLEETFIGAKYRHRSTGRELLIVDIEEWGSPDGVWIALVQYDVGEFGDEHAQAIAEDDQYVLIESGESRTPHDQACAERNHVFDEEALRNLPAFATCADCNLSYDTLDQWLSHEVPSICDQCGCVAYDVVFENDRPHCTDCS
- a CDS encoding nucleotide sugar dehydrogenase, which produces MSKQSYRTQTERTTTADICVVGLGYVGLPLAHEFAVEGHSVRGFDIDAEKIATLEDGVDPTGDVGDENIASCDVEFSTDEAVISEAEYVIVAVPTPVDDLEKPDLGLVEAAGKTVGSQLNAGSTVILESTVYPGATREVFVPALEQTSGLEAGSEFSVGYSPERMVPGDEEHGLRNVVKIVSGLDEDTREDIARLYESIVDAGVHRANCIETAEAAKVIENTQRDLNIALVNELAVACDHLGLETEAVLEAAGTKWNFHDYRPGLVGGHCIPVDPFYLIYEAEQNGFSPELIQKAREVNEYVPTHVAKQTIKALNESAKVLMHSRVLVLGLAYKPDVEDIRTSAIGGVIDELQQYGIDVVGFDPHADNDVMREEFRIDVQEELSVEGFDGLIVGTPHSEFYGLNFGDLTYEMAEDPILVDVDGTFEEAATEHGFRYEKL